A section of the Oryza sativa Japonica Group chromosome 1, ASM3414082v1 genome encodes:
- the LOC4325199 gene encoding protein transport protein sec31, translated as MNTSQFMDKQILGLAASASTSSGVGVGGGGPELLDLMSPNPQEEGEDRLRRRHSSSNGSADDVLPSYDFQPIRTTAPSAAASASAAPASWGSLDSGSKAASASYNLKSAGVLEPHVLKKVSHEEDRSNFGTVTMADIDRTMKKYSDNLLHALEGVSSRLSQLEGRTHHLENSVDDLKITIGNYNGSTDGKLRQLENMLREVQAGVQILRDKQEIVETQLHLAKLQPPKSDALASDNVGSSQTDSHQHAVAPQQAAIQPQHQALTSSQPLALPALPAPNAPPPPPTLQSQPPSQYPGHLPHSQVPPVPPSAPVPSVPALPRDPYYAPPAQPTETMHQQYQAPPVPQPQAPPAPPQQYQTPPQFPQYSQPPQSGMVNPSTPLPPAAPQQPEEAMSYAPPQSYPPNVRPPSPYMPPPSGPAPPFYGQNQSMYEPPVGRPNSGPPPSYGAGGYGPQGGSGFSESYGYSGSPSHRGNAGMKSSPSPFAPSGPSSGGSGNYGRLPTAQILPQAVPINSSPSGSSGNRVPVDDVVEKVATMGFSREQVRATVRRLTENGQNVDLNVVLDKLMNDSDVQQPQKGWFGR; from the exons ATGAACACGTCGCAGTTCATGGACAAGCAGATCCTCGGCCTcgcggcctccgcctccacctcctccggcgtcggcgtcggtggcgggggACCGGAGCTCCTCGATCTGATGAGCCCCAACCcgcaggaggagggcgaggaccgcctccgccgccgccacagctcCTCCAACGGCAGCGCCGACGACGTGCTGCCCAGCTACGACTTCCAGCCCATCCGCACCaccgccccctccgccgccgcctccgcctccgccgcgccggcctcgtGGGGGTCCCTCGACTCCGGCTCCAAGGCCGCCTCCGCGTCCTACAACTTGAAG AGTGCTGGCGTATTGGAGCCCCATGTGCTAAAGAAAGTTAGCCACGAGGAGGACAGGAGTAATTTCGGCACGGTTACCATGGCAGACATTGATCGAACCATGAAGAAATATTCTGATAACCTATTGCATGCACTGGAAGGTGTAAGTTCAAGGCTTTCACAGCTGGAGGGTAGAACACACCATCTTGAAAATTCTGTTGACGATTTGAAGATAACAATCGGCAACTATAATGGCAGCACTGATGGAAAACTAAGGCAGCTCGAGAACATGCTGAGGGAG GTCCAAGCTGGTGTGCAGATTTTGCGTGACAAACAGGAAATTGTTGAGACACAGCTCCATCTTGCGAAGCTCCAGCCACCCAAGTCTGATGCCCTGGCATCAGATAATGTTGGATCTTCTCAGACAGATTCGCACCAGCATGCAGTAGCTCCACAGCAGGCAGCCATTCAACCACAGCATCAAGCCCTCACCTCTTCACAACCACTAGCACTTCCTGCCCTTCCTGCTCCAAatgcgcctcctccacctccaacgCTTCAAAGCCAACCTCCATCACAGTATCCAGGCCATCTGCCACATTCACAAGTACCACCGGTTCCTCCTTCTGCTCCAGTTCCTTCGGTGCCAGCTTTACCACGGGATCCCTACTATGCTCCACCTGCTCAGCCGACTGAAACCATGCACCAGCAGTATCAGGCCCCTCCAGTTCCACAGCCACAGGCACCCCCAGCGCCGCCTCAGCAGTACCAAACCCCACCCCAATTTCCTCAATATTCACAACCGCCTCAGTCTGGAATGGTTAACCCTTCGACCCCACTCCCACCCGCTGCACCCCAGCAGCCAGAAGAAGCCATGTCGTATGCACCTCCACAGAGCTATCCACCAAATGTCCGCCCTCCTTCACCTTATATGCCACCGCCTAGTGGACCTGCCCCTCCTTTCTATGGGCAAAACCAAAGCATGTATGAACCTCCTGTGGGCAGGCCAAACTCTGGCCCACCACCGTCCTATGGTGCTGGCGGGTACGGGCCACAGGGAGGAAGTGGTTTCTCTGAATCATATGGTTACAGCGGATCCCCTTCACACCGTGGCAATGCAGGGATGAAGTCGTCACCCTCACCTTTTGCTCCCTCAGGGCCATCATCTGGGGGAAGTGGCAACTATGGCAGGCTCCCCACAGCCCAAATACTACCACAAGCAGTGCCTATCAATTCCAGCCCAAGTGGTTCCTCTGGCAACAGGGTGCCGGTTGATGATGTAGTTGAGAAGGTTGCAACAATGGGATTCTCAAGAGAGCAAGTGAGGGCAACTGTGCGGAGGCTGACCGAGAATGGGCAGAATGTGGATCTGAACGTGGTGCTCGACAAGCTGATGAACGACAGCGATGTACAGCAGCCCCAGAAAGGATGGTTCGGTCGATAA
- the LOC4325200 gene encoding galactinol--sucrose galactosyltransferase, translating into MSCCGSHTKTSINWAQISLPSLQQSPRLSKTQANQSFHLFFQFKDLQASRKLKASLAMAPNLSKAKDDLIGDVVAVDGLIKPPRFTLKGKDLAVDGHPFLLDVPANIRLTPASTLVPNSDVPAAAAGSFLGFDAPAAKDRHVVPIGKLRDTRFMSIFRFKVWWTTHWVGTNGRDVENETQMMILDQSGTKSSPTGPRPYVLLLPIVEGPFRACLESGKAEDYVHMVLESGSSTVRGSVFRSAVYLHAGDDPFDLVKDAMRVVRAHLGTFRLMEEKTPPPIVDKFGWCTWDAFYLKVHPEGVWEGVRRLADGGCPPGLVLIDDGWQSICHDDDDLGSGAEGMNRTSAGEQMPCRLIKFQENYKFREYKGGMGGFVREMKAAFPTVEQVYVWHALCGYWGGLRPGAPGLPPAKVVAPRLSPGLQRTMEDLAVDKIVNNGVGLVDPRRARELYEGLHSHLQASGIDGVKVDVIHLLEMVCEEYGGRVELAKAYFAGLTESVRRHFNGNGVIASMEHCNDFMLLGTEAVALGRVGDDFWCTDPSGDPDGTFWLQGCHMVHCAYNSLWMGAFIHPDWDMFQSTHPCAAFHAASRAVSGGPVYVSDAVGCHDFDLLRRLALPDGTILRCERYALPTRDCLFADPLHDGKTMLKIWNVNKFSGVLGAFNCQGGGWSREARRNMCAAGFSVPVTARASPADVEWSHGGGGGDRFAVYFVEARKLQLLRRDESVELTLEPFTYELLVVAPVRAIVSPELGIGFAPIGLANMLNAGGAVQGFEAARKDGDVAAEVAVKGAGEMVAYSSARPRLCKVNGQDAEFKYEDGIVTVDVPWTGSSKKLSRVEYFY; encoded by the exons ATGAGTTGTTGTGGCTCCCACACAAAAACCTCTATAAATTGGGCGCAAATTAGCCTCCCATCTCTTCAGCAAAGCCCCAGGCTTAGCAAAACACAAGCAAACCAAAGCTTCCATCTCTTCTTCCAGTTCAAAGATCTCCAAGCCTCCAGGAAACTCAAGGCCAGCCTCGCCATGGCGCCCAACCTCAGCAAGGCCAAGGACGACCTGATCGGCGAcgtggtcgccgtcgacggGCTGATCAAGCCGCCGCGGTTCACGCTCAAGGGCAAGGACCTCGCCGTGGACGGCCACCCGTTCCTCCTCGACGTGCCGGCCAACATCCGCCTCACCCCGGCGTCCACCCTCGTGCCCAACTCCgacgtccccgccgccgccgccggcagcttcctcggcttcgacgcgccggcggccaaggACCGCCACGTGGTGCCCATCGGTAAGCTCCGCGACACGAGGTTCATGAGCATCTTCCGTTTCAAGGTGTGGTGGACGACCCACTGGGTGGGTACAAACGGCAGGGACGTGGAGAACGAGACCCAGATGATGATCCTAGACCAGTCGGGGACGAAGTCCTCGCCGACCGGCCCTCGGCCctacgtcctcctcctcccgatcGTCGAGGGGCCCTTCCGGGCCTGCCTCGAGTCCGGGAAGGCGGAGGACTACGTGCACATGGTCCTCGAGAGCGGGTCGTCCACAGTCAGGGGCTCCGTGTTCCGGAGCGCTGTGTACCTGCACGCGGGGGACGACCCGTTTGACCTGGTCAAGGACGCCATGAGGGTGGTCCGTGCCCACCTCGGCACGTTCCGCCTCATGGAGGagaagacgccgccgccgatcgtCGACAAGTTCGGGTGGTGCACGTGGGACGCGTTCTACCTCAAGGTGCACCCGGAGGGGGTGTGGGAGGGCGTGCGGCGGCTCGCCGACGGCGGGTGCCCGCCGGGGCTGGTGCTGATCGACGACGGCTGGCAGTCGATctgccacgacgacgacgacctgggCAGCGGCGCCGAGGGGATGAACCgcacgtcggccggcgagcaGATGCCGTGCAGGCTGATCAAGTTCCAGGAGAACTACAAGTTCAGGGAGTACAAGGGCGGCATGGGCGGCTTCGTGAGGGAGATGAAGGCGGCGTTCCCGACGGTGGAGCAGGTGTACGTGTGGCACGCGCTGTGCGGGTACTGGGGCGGCCTCCGCCCCGGCGCGCCGGGCTTGCCGCCGGCGAAGGTCGTCGCGCCGAGGCTCTCGCCGGGCTTGCAGCGCACCATGGAGGACCTCGCCGTCGACAAGATCGTCAACAACGGCGTCGGGCTCGTcgacccgcgccgcgcgcgggagCTCTACGAGGGGCTCCACTCCCACCTCCAGGCCTCCGGCATCGACGGTGTCAAGGTCGACGTCATCCAT CTGCTGGAGATGGTGTGCGAGGAGTACGGCGGTCGGGTGGAGCTCGCGAAGGCCTACTTCGCTGGGCTGACGGAGTCGGTGCGGCGCCACTTCAACGGCAACGGCGTGATCGCGAGCATGGAGCACTGCAACGACTTCATGCTGCTGGgcacggaggcggtggcgctggGCCGCGTCGGCGACGACTTCTGGTGCACCGACCCCTCCGGCGACCCCGACGGCACCTTCTGGCTGCAGGGCTGCCACATGGTGCACTGCGCCTACAACTCTCTGTGGATGGGCGCCTTCATCCACCCGGACTGGGACATGTTCCAGTCCACCCACCCCTGCGCCGCCTTccacgccgcctcccgcgccgtcTCCGGCGGCCCCGTCTACGTCAGCGACGCCGTGGGGTGCCACGACTTCGacctgctccgccgcctcgcgctgCCGGATGGGACCATACTCCGGTGCGAGCGCTACGCGCTGCCGACGCGCGACTGCCTGTTCGCCGACCCGCTCCATGACGGGAAGACGATGCTCAAGATCTGGAACGTGAACAAGTTCTCCGGCGTGCTCGGCGCGTTCAACTGCCAGGGCGGCGGGTGGAGCCGCGAGGCGCGGCGGAACATGTGCGCCGCGGGGTTCTCCGTCCCCGTCACCGCGCGCGCCTCCCCCGCCGACGTCGAGTggagccacggcggcggcggcggcgaccgcttCGCCGTCTACTTCGTCGAGGCGCGGAAGCTGCAGCTGCTCCGCCGCGACGAGTCCGTCGAGCTCACGCTCGAGCCGTTCACCTACGAGCTCCTCGTGGTGGCGCCCGTGCGGGCCATCGTCTCGCCGGAGCTGGGGATCGGCTTCGCGCCCATCGGGCTCGCCAACATGCTgaacgccggcggcgccgtgcaGGGCTTCGAGGCGGCGAGGAAGGacggcgacgtggcggcggaggtggcggtgaAGGGCGCCGGGGAGATGGTGGCGTACTCGTCGGCGAGGCCTAGGCTGTGCAAGGTGAACGGCCAGGATGCGGAGTTCAAGTACGAGGACGGCATCGTCACCGTCGATGTGCCGTGGACCGGGTCGTCGAAGAAGCTGTCGCGTGTCGAGTACTTTTACTAG
- the LOC4327632 gene encoding SUPPRESSOR OF ABI3-5 isoform X1, which yields MDGGGGDAVDGEASGARFEWDEDSQLYYHASTGFYHDPVAGWYYSGRDGQYYIYDNGNYVPWTPDAGNEPKTHNPCDESNQDFLEPSSGLEQDIPDNQNETQRPPSEWMEETLINMFLSGYSNAEVNADISLGDSQINDGDSSETAENKPGNFASENAPSSPCDASLHQTEDELQNENSTAVHESLSEEEEKWLAQYGQVEQEIDDQPLFPSIDLWDWDMVKESVSKGQPMARLVGRLVKGSSKPHPSLPARGGLLRTAPVHEVHLDLVRVSSGKIYRLRNPSRKYLASLSSYDSSNPTKDWGFPNIYANSDNDLDKQSSAQCQSEVMDVFSMKGVSAASAKEHKINAYRDRAAERRILHRGIGIGPGQKQSSSTNFYEHEETSEGMDLMGGASVDMNFRSSGLNSAKKMMENMGWKEGEALGKSTKGMVEPIQPTVNKHGAGLGWKQTR from the exons atggacgggggcggcggcgatgccgtGGACGGGGAGGCGAGCGGCGCCCGGTTCGAGTGGGACGAGGACTCGCAGCTCTACTACCACGCCAG TACTGGGTTTTACCATGACCCCGTCGCTGGATGGTACTATAGCGGTAGAGATGGTCAGTACTACATCTATGACAATGGAAATTACGTGCCATGGACACCAGATGCG GGCAATGAACCCAAAACACATAATCCATGCGATGAATCTAATCAAGATTTCCTGGAACCCTCAT CAGGATTGGAACAAGATATACCAGATAACCAGAATGAAACACAACGGCCACCATCAGAATG GATGGAGGAAACATTAATCAATATGTTCTTGTCGGGCTATTCTAATGCAGAGGTCAATGCTGATATTTCACTTGGAGACTCACAAATAAATG ACGGAGATAGTAGTGAGACAGCTGAAAATAAACCTGGTAACTTCGCCTCGGAAAATGCACCATCCTCTCCATGTGATGCTTCCTTGCACCAAACAGAAGATGAATTGCAAAATGAGAATTCGACAGCCGTGCATGAATCTCTGAGTGAAG AGGAAGAGAAATGGCTTGCTCAGTATGGTCAGGTAGAGCAAGAAATTGATGATCAACCATTATTTCCGAGCATCGATCTCTGGGATTGGGATATGGTCAAAGAATCAGTTAGTAAAGGTCAACCCATGGCCAGGCTTGTGGGACGTTTAGTTAAGGGTTCTAGTAAGCCTCATCCTTCTCTGCCTGCTCGTGGTGGCCTTCTAAGAACTGCCCCTGTGCATGAAGTTCATCTTGATCTTGTGCGTGTTTCATCAG GAAAAATATACAGGCTAAGGAACCCTAGCAGGAAATACTTAGCCTCTTTATCATCATATGACTCGTCCAACCCAACAAAAGACTGGGGTTTTCCCAACATATATGCCAATTCCGACAATGATTTGGATAAACAGTCATCAGCACAGTGCCAATCGGAAGTCATGGATGTATTTTCTATGAAGGGTGTTTCAGCTGCTAGTGCCAAG GAGCACAAGATAAATGCTTATAGGGACAGAGCTGCTGAGAGAAGGATCCTACACCGTGGTATAGGGATAGGACCTGGACAGAAACAAAGTAGCAGCACCAATTTTTATGAACATGAGGAAACAAGTGAGGGCATGGATCTGATGGGAGGTGCATCAGTAGATATGAACTTCCGTTCCAGTGGCTTGAATTCTGCCAAGAAAATGATGGAGAACATGGGCTGGAAGGAA GGCGAAGCCCTTGGGAAGAGCACAAAGGGTATGGTAGAACCCATACAGCCTACTGTCAACAAACATGGTGCTGGTTTGGGGTGGAAGCAAACCCGCTAA
- the LOC4327632 gene encoding uncharacterized protein isoform X2 yields MDGGGGDAVDGEASGARFEWDEDSQLYYHASGRDGQYYIYDNGNYVPWTPDAGNEPKTHNPCDESNQDFLEPSSGLEQDIPDNQNETQRPPSEWMEETLINMFLSGYSNAEVNADISLGDSQINDGDSSETAENKPGNFASENAPSSPCDASLHQTEDELQNENSTAVHESLSEEEEKWLAQYGQVEQEIDDQPLFPSIDLWDWDMVKESVSKGQPMARLVGRLVKGSSKPHPSLPARGGLLRTAPVHEVHLDLVRVSSGKIYRLRNPSRKYLASLSSYDSSNPTKDWGFPNIYANSDNDLDKQSSAQCQSEVMDVFSMKGVSAASAKEHKINAYRDRAAERRILHRGIGIGPGQKQSSSTNFYEHEETSEGMDLMGGASVDMNFRSSGLNSAKKMMENMGWKEGEALGKSTKGMVEPIQPTVNKHGAGLGWKQTR; encoded by the exons atggacgggggcggcggcgatgccgtGGACGGGGAGGCGAGCGGCGCCCGGTTCGAGTGGGACGAGGACTCGCAGCTCTACTACCACGCCAG CGGTAGAGATGGTCAGTACTACATCTATGACAATGGAAATTACGTGCCATGGACACCAGATGCG GGCAATGAACCCAAAACACATAATCCATGCGATGAATCTAATCAAGATTTCCTGGAACCCTCAT CAGGATTGGAACAAGATATACCAGATAACCAGAATGAAACACAACGGCCACCATCAGAATG GATGGAGGAAACATTAATCAATATGTTCTTGTCGGGCTATTCTAATGCAGAGGTCAATGCTGATATTTCACTTGGAGACTCACAAATAAATG ACGGAGATAGTAGTGAGACAGCTGAAAATAAACCTGGTAACTTCGCCTCGGAAAATGCACCATCCTCTCCATGTGATGCTTCCTTGCACCAAACAGAAGATGAATTGCAAAATGAGAATTCGACAGCCGTGCATGAATCTCTGAGTGAAG AGGAAGAGAAATGGCTTGCTCAGTATGGTCAGGTAGAGCAAGAAATTGATGATCAACCATTATTTCCGAGCATCGATCTCTGGGATTGGGATATGGTCAAAGAATCAGTTAGTAAAGGTCAACCCATGGCCAGGCTTGTGGGACGTTTAGTTAAGGGTTCTAGTAAGCCTCATCCTTCTCTGCCTGCTCGTGGTGGCCTTCTAAGAACTGCCCCTGTGCATGAAGTTCATCTTGATCTTGTGCGTGTTTCATCAG GAAAAATATACAGGCTAAGGAACCCTAGCAGGAAATACTTAGCCTCTTTATCATCATATGACTCGTCCAACCCAACAAAAGACTGGGGTTTTCCCAACATATATGCCAATTCCGACAATGATTTGGATAAACAGTCATCAGCACAGTGCCAATCGGAAGTCATGGATGTATTTTCTATGAAGGGTGTTTCAGCTGCTAGTGCCAAG GAGCACAAGATAAATGCTTATAGGGACAGAGCTGCTGAGAGAAGGATCCTACACCGTGGTATAGGGATAGGACCTGGACAGAAACAAAGTAGCAGCACCAATTTTTATGAACATGAGGAAACAAGTGAGGGCATGGATCTGATGGGAGGTGCATCAGTAGATATGAACTTCCGTTCCAGTGGCTTGAATTCTGCCAAGAAAATGATGGAGAACATGGGCTGGAAGGAA GGCGAAGCCCTTGGGAAGAGCACAAAGGGTATGGTAGAACCCATACAGCCTACTGTCAACAAACATGGTGCTGGTTTGGGGTGGAAGCAAACCCGCTAA
- the LOC4327632 gene encoding uncharacterized protein isoform X3 encodes MPWTGRRAAPGSSGTRTRSSTTTPVLGFTMTPSLDGTIAVEMVSTTSMTMEITCHGHQMRMEETLINMFLSGYSNAEVNADISLGDSQINDGDSSETAENKPGNFASENAPSSPCDASLHQTEDELQNENSTAVHESLSEEEEKWLAQYGQVEQEIDDQPLFPSIDLWDWDMVKESVSKGQPMARLVGRLVKGSSKPHPSLPARGGLLRTAPVHEVHLDLVRVSSGKIYRLRNPSRKYLASLSSYDSSNPTKDWGFPNIYANSDNDLDKQSSAQCQSEVMDVFSMKGVSAASAKEHKINAYRDRAAERRILHRGIGIGPGQKQSSSTNFYEHEETSEGMDLMGGASVDMNFRSSGLNSAKKMMENMGWKEGEALGKSTKGMVEPIQPTVNKHGAGLGWKQTR; translated from the exons atgccgtGGACGGGGAGGCGAGCGGCGCCCGGTTCGAGTGGGACGAGGACTCGCAGCTCTACTACCACGCCAG TACTGGGTTTTACCATGACCCCGTCGCTGGATGGTACTATAGCGGTAGAGATGGTCAGTACTACATCTATGACAATGGAAATTACGTGCCATGGACACCAGATGCG GATGGAGGAAACATTAATCAATATGTTCTTGTCGGGCTATTCTAATGCAGAGGTCAATGCTGATATTTCACTTGGAGACTCACAAATAAATG ACGGAGATAGTAGTGAGACAGCTGAAAATAAACCTGGTAACTTCGCCTCGGAAAATGCACCATCCTCTCCATGTGATGCTTCCTTGCACCAAACAGAAGATGAATTGCAAAATGAGAATTCGACAGCCGTGCATGAATCTCTGAGTGAAG AGGAAGAGAAATGGCTTGCTCAGTATGGTCAGGTAGAGCAAGAAATTGATGATCAACCATTATTTCCGAGCATCGATCTCTGGGATTGGGATATGGTCAAAGAATCAGTTAGTAAAGGTCAACCCATGGCCAGGCTTGTGGGACGTTTAGTTAAGGGTTCTAGTAAGCCTCATCCTTCTCTGCCTGCTCGTGGTGGCCTTCTAAGAACTGCCCCTGTGCATGAAGTTCATCTTGATCTTGTGCGTGTTTCATCAG GAAAAATATACAGGCTAAGGAACCCTAGCAGGAAATACTTAGCCTCTTTATCATCATATGACTCGTCCAACCCAACAAAAGACTGGGGTTTTCCCAACATATATGCCAATTCCGACAATGATTTGGATAAACAGTCATCAGCACAGTGCCAATCGGAAGTCATGGATGTATTTTCTATGAAGGGTGTTTCAGCTGCTAGTGCCAAG GAGCACAAGATAAATGCTTATAGGGACAGAGCTGCTGAGAGAAGGATCCTACACCGTGGTATAGGGATAGGACCTGGACAGAAACAAAGTAGCAGCACCAATTTTTATGAACATGAGGAAACAAGTGAGGGCATGGATCTGATGGGAGGTGCATCAGTAGATATGAACTTCCGTTCCAGTGGCTTGAATTCTGCCAAGAAAATGATGGAGAACATGGGCTGGAAGGAA GGCGAAGCCCTTGGGAAGAGCACAAAGGGTATGGTAGAACCCATACAGCCTACTGTCAACAAACATGGTGCTGGTTTGGGGTGGAAGCAAACCCGCTAA
- the LOC4327632 gene encoding uncharacterized protein isoform X4, protein MDTRCAGLEQDIPDNQNETQRPPSEWMEETLINMFLSGYSNAEVNADISLGDSQINDGDSSETAENKPGNFASENAPSSPCDASLHQTEDELQNENSTAVHESLSEEEEKWLAQYGQVEQEIDDQPLFPSIDLWDWDMVKESVSKGQPMARLVGRLVKGSSKPHPSLPARGGLLRTAPVHEVHLDLVRVSSGKIYRLRNPSRKYLASLSSYDSSNPTKDWGFPNIYANSDNDLDKQSSAQCQSEVMDVFSMKGVSAASAKEHKINAYRDRAAERRILHRGIGIGPGQKQSSSTNFYEHEETSEGMDLMGGASVDMNFRSSGLNSAKKMMENMGWKEGEALGKSTKGMVEPIQPTVNKHGAGLGWKQTR, encoded by the exons ATGGACACCAGATGCG CAGGATTGGAACAAGATATACCAGATAACCAGAATGAAACACAACGGCCACCATCAGAATG GATGGAGGAAACATTAATCAATATGTTCTTGTCGGGCTATTCTAATGCAGAGGTCAATGCTGATATTTCACTTGGAGACTCACAAATAAATG ACGGAGATAGTAGTGAGACAGCTGAAAATAAACCTGGTAACTTCGCCTCGGAAAATGCACCATCCTCTCCATGTGATGCTTCCTTGCACCAAACAGAAGATGAATTGCAAAATGAGAATTCGACAGCCGTGCATGAATCTCTGAGTGAAG AGGAAGAGAAATGGCTTGCTCAGTATGGTCAGGTAGAGCAAGAAATTGATGATCAACCATTATTTCCGAGCATCGATCTCTGGGATTGGGATATGGTCAAAGAATCAGTTAGTAAAGGTCAACCCATGGCCAGGCTTGTGGGACGTTTAGTTAAGGGTTCTAGTAAGCCTCATCCTTCTCTGCCTGCTCGTGGTGGCCTTCTAAGAACTGCCCCTGTGCATGAAGTTCATCTTGATCTTGTGCGTGTTTCATCAG GAAAAATATACAGGCTAAGGAACCCTAGCAGGAAATACTTAGCCTCTTTATCATCATATGACTCGTCCAACCCAACAAAAGACTGGGGTTTTCCCAACATATATGCCAATTCCGACAATGATTTGGATAAACAGTCATCAGCACAGTGCCAATCGGAAGTCATGGATGTATTTTCTATGAAGGGTGTTTCAGCTGCTAGTGCCAAG GAGCACAAGATAAATGCTTATAGGGACAGAGCTGCTGAGAGAAGGATCCTACACCGTGGTATAGGGATAGGACCTGGACAGAAACAAAGTAGCAGCACCAATTTTTATGAACATGAGGAAACAAGTGAGGGCATGGATCTGATGGGAGGTGCATCAGTAGATATGAACTTCCGTTCCAGTGGCTTGAATTCTGCCAAGAAAATGATGGAGAACATGGGCTGGAAGGAA GGCGAAGCCCTTGGGAAGAGCACAAAGGGTATGGTAGAACCCATACAGCCTACTGTCAACAAACATGGTGCTGGTTTGGGGTGGAAGCAAACCCGCTAA
- the LOC4327632 gene encoding uncharacterized protein isoform X5: MDTRCGLEQDIPDNQNETQRPPSEWMEETLINMFLSGYSNAEVNADISLGDSQINDGDSSETAENKPGNFASENAPSSPCDASLHQTEDELQNENSTAVHESLSEEEEKWLAQYGQVEQEIDDQPLFPSIDLWDWDMVKESVSKGQPMARLVGRLVKGSSKPHPSLPARGGLLRTAPVHEVHLDLVRVSSGKIYRLRNPSRKYLASLSSYDSSNPTKDWGFPNIYANSDNDLDKQSSAQCQSEVMDVFSMKGVSAASAKEHKINAYRDRAAERRILHRGIGIGPGQKQSSSTNFYEHEETSEGMDLMGGASVDMNFRSSGLNSAKKMMENMGWKEGEALGKSTKGMVEPIQPTVNKHGAGLGWKQTR, translated from the exons ATGGACACCAGATGCG GATTGGAACAAGATATACCAGATAACCAGAATGAAACACAACGGCCACCATCAGAATG GATGGAGGAAACATTAATCAATATGTTCTTGTCGGGCTATTCTAATGCAGAGGTCAATGCTGATATTTCACTTGGAGACTCACAAATAAATG ACGGAGATAGTAGTGAGACAGCTGAAAATAAACCTGGTAACTTCGCCTCGGAAAATGCACCATCCTCTCCATGTGATGCTTCCTTGCACCAAACAGAAGATGAATTGCAAAATGAGAATTCGACAGCCGTGCATGAATCTCTGAGTGAAG AGGAAGAGAAATGGCTTGCTCAGTATGGTCAGGTAGAGCAAGAAATTGATGATCAACCATTATTTCCGAGCATCGATCTCTGGGATTGGGATATGGTCAAAGAATCAGTTAGTAAAGGTCAACCCATGGCCAGGCTTGTGGGACGTTTAGTTAAGGGTTCTAGTAAGCCTCATCCTTCTCTGCCTGCTCGTGGTGGCCTTCTAAGAACTGCCCCTGTGCATGAAGTTCATCTTGATCTTGTGCGTGTTTCATCAG GAAAAATATACAGGCTAAGGAACCCTAGCAGGAAATACTTAGCCTCTTTATCATCATATGACTCGTCCAACCCAACAAAAGACTGGGGTTTTCCCAACATATATGCCAATTCCGACAATGATTTGGATAAACAGTCATCAGCACAGTGCCAATCGGAAGTCATGGATGTATTTTCTATGAAGGGTGTTTCAGCTGCTAGTGCCAAG GAGCACAAGATAAATGCTTATAGGGACAGAGCTGCTGAGAGAAGGATCCTACACCGTGGTATAGGGATAGGACCTGGACAGAAACAAAGTAGCAGCACCAATTTTTATGAACATGAGGAAACAAGTGAGGGCATGGATCTGATGGGAGGTGCATCAGTAGATATGAACTTCCGTTCCAGTGGCTTGAATTCTGCCAAGAAAATGATGGAGAACATGGGCTGGAAGGAA GGCGAAGCCCTTGGGAAGAGCACAAAGGGTATGGTAGAACCCATACAGCCTACTGTCAACAAACATGGTGCTGGTTTGGGGTGGAAGCAAACCCGCTAA